The nucleotide window GGCTTGATCAATCGCTTAAAATAGGAACGGAAAATGCTATTTTAAGCGAGGATAACAGACCTCTTATACTACAAATCGTCGTTGGGGCTATTTTTCTATTACATAGTTTGTATGCCTTTTCTATTTATCTTCTTGGAAAAGGAAAGTATTTAAAAGAAATCTTGTTTTTCGGGGTCATGTTATTAGTGCACGGTTTGTCTATTTTAATCTATTACGACACCCCACTACAGCTACCCTTAGATATAATTTGGTACTATAAACTCGTGTATTTTTTATACGTGAGTACACTGTTCAGTCTACTCATATTTTTTAAACATATGTTTCACATAAAATCAGGCGTTTATTCACTGCTCCTGAGCTTATATATTTTTATAGTAATAGGCGAAATGGTTGTACCATTTGATTATTTTATCTATTTAGGCATGGTTGTTGCCATATTTTATATTTTGTCTATTATATTTTTATTTACTAAAACAATTAAAATCATTCGTAATAACGTTTCCTTAGAGGCTATATTTATATTGTTTTTTATTACTGCCTTTACGTCACATGTTAATTGGCATATATTTAGAAACTTAGGAATGGTTAATGCGCCCTACTATCCGTTTGACATGTTTATTTCCATTGTGATTATTGCGTTGCTGCTATTTAACCGACATATACGAGTGGCTCAAATCAATGAACAACAAACAGAGGAACTCCAACAAGCGGATGAAAAGAAAGACGAATTCTTGGCAAATACGTCCCATGAATTGCGTAATCCATTACACGGCATCATGAATATCGCACAATCCGTTTTAGATGATAAAGATGAACATTTATCGGATAAAAACAAAGAAAATTTGAATTTACTCGTGAATGTTGGGCAACGAATGTCATTTACACTGAACGATCTTCTTGATGTTACACGTTTGAAGGAACATCGTATAACGTTAGATAGGACAAATGTAGACCTCCGTATCGTTGCCCGGGTCGTTTTAGATATGATTCGTTTTATGGTTTCAGGAAAGGACATCCGATTTAAGCTGGACATACCGGTTGATTTTCCAAAGGTTCATGCCGATGAAAATCGTCTCATTCAAATTTTATTTAACTTGCTTCATAATGCCGTTAAATATACGAATAACGGAACGATAACACTATCTGCCGACCATAAAAATAAAATGGCCGCGATTTATGTGAAAGATACCGGTGTGGGGATGAATAAGGAAACGTTAAATCGAGTTTTCCAGCCTTATAGACAAGAAGATTCCGGCATAACATCGATAGGAGGTGGCACCGGATTAGGGCTCAACATTTGTAAACAGTTCGTTGAATTACATGGCGGAGAAATTTCGGCAGAATCAACCTTGGGCCAGGGCTCCGTTCTCTCTTTCACACTGCCATTAGCTCCTCGTCCTGCCGATAAGTCAGAAGCTGTTGCCTCTACGGACATTGAAAATAAATTCAGTGATATTGGTGCCGAGCCACCGATGCCTCATAAAATGGACGCTATTGCAAAAGAAGACCAAACTAAACTGTTAATCGTGGATGATGACACGGTCAATCTAAAGGTTTTAAAAACCATGCTGGATTCCGAATATGATGTCTTTACGGCTACGAGCGGTGAAAAAGCATTAGACTTGATTTATGACGGGGAATGGGATTTAGTCATTGCCGATGTGATGATGCCTCATATGTCGGGTTATGAATTAACACAAGTCCTTCGCAATCAATTCACAATTTCCGAATTACCGATTTTGTTACTGACGGCACGTCATCAGGTTGAGGATATAAATACCGGTTTTCTTGCAGGCGCTAATGATTACGTTGTAAAACCGGTGGAGGCAATGGAATTAAAAGCACGGGTAAGAGCTTTAACGAGTTTGAAGCAATCAATCCGGGAACAGCTGCGAATCGAAGCCGCTTGGCTACAATCCCAAATTCGACCGCATTTTTTATTCAATACATTCAATACAATCGCGTCCCTAAGTGAATTCGATACGGACAGGATGATCAAACTTCTAAATGAGTTTGGCAATTACTTGCGAAGAAGTTTTGATGTCAATAATACTGAATCCTTTACGTCACTTGAGAGCGAGTTGGATCTAACAAAATCCTATTTGTATATTGAAAAAGAACGGTTTGGCGATCGATTGAACATTAAATGGGACATTGAAGACGGCGTTGATGTTCATCTTCCGCCATTAACGATCCAGCCTCTTGTAGAAAATGCAGTCAGGCATGGTGTGCTTAAAAAAAGCAACGGGGGCACTGTCACTATACGGGTGACGGACCAGAGCACTCATGTGGAAATTGCAATTAAGGATGAAGGGGTTGGAATGGAACAGGAAGCAATTCGTAAAATACTCGATGATCACCCTCATCATTTAAGTGGCATTGGGGTAACCAATACGAATAAACGGTTAAAGAAATTATACGGAAAAGGATTGGAAATAGATAGTGAGCCGGGCATCGGAACAACGGTGAGATTTCAAATTCCAAAGAAGAAATAAATAAAGCTTTCATATACGTTTATGTATATGAAAGCTTTATTGTTATACGAGCCTATTCAACTGTTCTTCTTTTGCGATAAAGCATTGTGAGTGCTAATCCAACGATTAACAACCCTACGCCGACAAGGAGCATATTAAACAGATTTGTCGCTGTGTCAGGTAGTAGTCCACCTGTATCATCACTTTCGTCTTCTTTCGTTGCACCTTCTCTTTCAGCGTCAGTGGTTTTGTCTGTTTTGTCTTCTTGATCCGGTTTTGTCTCATCTTTTTCAGGATCGGTCGGTTTGCCCGGTTTAGCTTCCCCGTCTTCATCTGTTATAAGCGTGTTCGTGAGATCATAACCGTTAACAGCCGTTTCATAGCCCTCTACAGCTTTCTCTGAAATGCTATAGTCAATTTCTTCGCCAGCTTCGTATTTGGGCAAGTCTGTGAAACGATATTCCCAATCGTCTTCTTCAGTGACTGCCATGTCATCAACAATTGCGCCATCGGCTAGAAGTTTCACTGTAATGGAATCCGGGCGAACATCATCGTTATCGCCATCTTTCCAGGTCTTCGCTCCGGATACGTCTGTTTCTTCCGGTGTATAAGCATTTGTGATGATGATGTTGCCGTGATTCTCATCATTCACTGATGCTTCATATTCCGATTCTGTCAACTCAACGACGGAATAATCAATGGCTTCTCCTGCTGCTTTCGCATCTAATTCATCCCATGTGTACGTCCAGTCGTTGTCTGCAGATAGTTCTACGGAATCACCTTGTTCTTCCCCGTCCGCCGTTAACTGCACCTCAATGCTGTCCGGGCGAATGCCGTCTTGGTTATTGGCATCATCCCAATTCTTCGTGACGGTGGCCGCTGTTTCTTCAGGTGTATAGCGGTTGGTTATATCATAACCTTCGATATCTTGCGTGTAATGCTCTACTGTGTTTTCCGTCACTGTATAAACAATCTCTTCACCGGCTTCATATTTCGGTAAGCCTGTGAAGCTATAAGCCCACTCGCCTTCTTCCGTGACTTCAGTGGAGTCAACAATGGCACCATCGGCTAAAAGATTCACTGTTACGGATTCCGGGCGGACACCATCTTGATTATCGGCATCGTCCCATGTCTTCGTTCCGGATACATCTGTTTCTTCAGGTGTGTAAGCATTTGTGATGATAATGTTGCCATGATTGTCATCATCCACGGATGCGTCATATCCTGGTAGTTCTGTCAGTTCTTCAACGGAATAATCAATGGCTTCCCCAGATGCATTTGCATCTAATTCATCCCATGTGTGCGTCCAGTCGTTCTCTGCAGATAGTTCTACCGGATCACGATGTTCTTCACCATCAGCTGTTAACTGCACCTCAATGCTGTCCGGGCGGATTCCGTCTTGGTTCTGGGCATCGTCCCAGCTCTTCGTTACAGTGACAGCCGTTTCTTCAGGTGTGTAATGGTTGGTGATGTCAAAACCATCAATGGCCTGCGTGTAATATTCGACGGTGTTCTCTGTAACGGTGTAATTAATCTCGTCACCAGCTTCATATTTCGGTAAATCTGTGAAGCTGTAGGCCCAGTCGTCCTCTGCCGTCACTTCTTCAGAATCAACTTGGCTACCATCGGCTAAAAGATTCACGGTTACGGATTCCGGGCGGACCCCATCTTGATTGTCGGCATCTTCCCATGTCTTTTCACCTGAGACCTCAGTTACTTCCGGCGTGTAACGATTAGTTACATCAAATTCTTCAATGGTCGTTTCATAACCTTCTACAGGGTCTTCTGTGATCCTGTAATCTATTTCTTCGCCGGCTTCATATCTTGGCAGGTCTGTGAAACGATATTCCCAATCGTCTGCTACAGTGACTTCAGCATCGTCTATTTGTTCGCCATTTGCAAAGAGATTTACTGTAATTGATTCTGGTCGGATACCATCCTGGTTATCAGCATCGTCCCAGGTTTTTGTTCCTGATACTTCGGTTACTTCCGGTGTATAGGCATTTGTAATGATGATGTTACCATGATTGTCATCATCCACGGATGTTTCGTATTCCGGTGTTTCTGTCAGTTCAACGACGGAATAGTCAATAGCTTCACCAGATGCATTTGCGTCTAATTCATCCCATGTGTACGTCCAGTCGTTCTCTGCAGATAACTCTACCGGATCGCCATAGGCTTCACCGTTCGCCGTTAATTGTACGTCAATGCTGTCCGGACGTATGCCGTCTTGATTATTGCCATCGTCCCAGCTCTTCGTGACGGTAGCTGCTGTTTCTTCCGGCGTGTAATGATTGGTTATATCGTAACCTTCAATATCCTGCGTGTAATTTTCGACGGTATTCTCTGTAACAGTATACGTTATCGCTTCACCAGCTTCATATTTCGGTAAGTCTGTGAAGCTATATTCCCAATCGTCTTCTGCAGTGACTTCAGTGGAATCGACTGGCTCGCCGTCAGCCAAAA belongs to Salicibibacter cibi and includes:
- a CDS encoding hybrid sensor histidine kinase/response regulator; this translates as MKTSKPMSKKNIFLIIVLFFLVLTGFRFGWLFYHEPPDHPQAEQGVVDLTDWDFTDDQAITLDGMWEFYPNEFIAPNSDTSDEEMEYISVPGDWSNHQENQSAYGYGTYRVNILLPDGKQSLYGIRMKSATSAGAVYIDGELMMESGTPAKNVDQAEGTRFPLSTIFPTESKEIELMIHASNYEIPFWGGLDQSLKIGTENAILSEDNRPLILQIVVGAIFLLHSLYAFSIYLLGKGKYLKEILFFGVMLLVHGLSILIYYDTPLQLPLDIIWYYKLVYFLYVSTLFSLLIFFKHMFHIKSGVYSLLLSLYIFIVIGEMVVPFDYFIYLGMVVAIFYILSIIFLFTKTIKIIRNNVSLEAIFILFFITAFTSHVNWHIFRNLGMVNAPYYPFDMFISIVIIALLLFNRHIRVAQINEQQTEELQQADEKKDEFLANTSHELRNPLHGIMNIAQSVLDDKDEHLSDKNKENLNLLVNVGQRMSFTLNDLLDVTRLKEHRITLDRTNVDLRIVARVVLDMIRFMVSGKDIRFKLDIPVDFPKVHADENRLIQILFNLLHNAVKYTNNGTITLSADHKNKMAAIYVKDTGVGMNKETLNRVFQPYRQEDSGITSIGGGTGLGLNICKQFVELHGGEISAESTLGQGSVLSFTLPLAPRPADKSEAVASTDIENKFSDIGAEPPMPHKMDAIAKEDQTKLLIVDDDTVNLKVLKTMLDSEYDVFTATSGEKALDLIYDGEWDLVIADVMMPHMSGYELTQVLRNQFTISELPILLLTARHQVEDINTGFLAGANDYVVKPVEAMELKARVRALTSLKQSIREQLRIEAAWLQSQIRPHFLFNTFNTIASLSEFDTDRMIKLLNEFGNYLRRSFDVNNTESFTSLESELDLTKSYLYIEKERFGDRLNIKWDIEDGVDVHLPPLTIQPLVENAVRHGVLKKSNGGTVTIRVTDQSTHVEIAIKDEGVGMEQEAIRKILDDHPHHLSGIGVTNTNKRLKKLYGKGLEIDSEPGIGTTVRFQIPKKK
- a CDS encoding Cna B-type domain-containing protein; this encodes MRPDSITVNLLADGEPVDSTDVTEEDHWEYGFTDLPKYEAGEEIEYTITENTVENYTQDIEGYDITNHYTPEETAVTVTKNWDDANDQDGIRPDSIDVQLTANGDVVGDPVELSEENDWNHTWEELPLNEAGEAIDYSVVEETDVPEYDTEVEDDNHGNIILTNAHTPEEIDISGEKIWEDADDQDGIRPESVTVNLLADEEAIDSMEVTAEDNWEYSFTDLPKYEAGEEIDYRITEDPVEDYETAIDGFDVTNSYTPEVTEVTGEKTWDDANNQDGIRPESVTVNLLADGEPVDSTEVTAEDDWEYSFTDLPKYEAGEAITYTVTENTVENYTQDIEGYDITNHYTPEETAATVTKSWDDGNNQDGIRPDSIDVQLTANGEAYGDPVELSAENDWTYTWDELDANASGEAIDYSVVELTETPEYETSVDDDNHGNIIITNAYTPEVTEVSGTKTWDDADNQDGIRPESITVNLFANGEQIDDAEVTVADDWEYRFTDLPRYEAGEEIDYRITEDPVEGYETTIEEFDVTNRYTPEVTEVSGEKTWEDADNQDGVRPESVTVNLLADGSQVDSEEVTAEDDWAYSFTDLPKYEAGDEINYTVTENTVEYYTQAIDGFDITNHYTPEETAVTVTKSWDDAQNQDGIRPDSIEVQLTADGEEHRDPVELSAENDWTHTWDELDANASGEAIDYSVEELTELPGYDASVDDDNHGNIIITNAYTPEETDVSGTKTWDDADNQDGVRPESVTVNLLADGAIVDSTEVTEEGEWAYSFTGLPKYEAGEEIVYTVTENTVEHYTQDIEGYDITNRYTPEETAATVTKNWDDANNQDGIRPDSIEVQLTADGEEQGDSVELSADNDWTYTWDELDAKAAGEAIDYSVVELTESEYEASVNDENHGNIIITNAYTPEETDVSGAKTWKDGDNDDVRPDSITVKLLADGAIVDDMAVTEEDDWEYRFTDLPKYEAGEEIDYSISEKAVEGYETAVNGYDLTNTLITDEDGEAKPGKPTDPEKDETKPDQEDKTDKTTDAEREGATKEDESDDTGGLLPDTATNLFNMLLVGVGLLIVGLALTMLYRKRRTVE